A region of Thermoplasmataceae archaeon DNA encodes the following proteins:
- the arsB gene encoding arsenical efflux pump membrane protein ArsB, whose product MQILFLASLAIFIFTLFFVIKRPRNIGIGYSALIGAALSVLLGITSLHDVVVVWNIVWNATFTFVAIIIASLVFDDAGFFEYLALRIAKFSGGNARMLFILIILLGAGISAVFANDGTALVLTPIVVAIVYRSGFDSKHVLPFVMATGFIADTASIPFTISNLVNIISASYFSIPFLIFALKMILPDVVSILATVVFVWLYYRKAVPSRFAVESLAKPESAIKDPLVFKLAIPVIVTLVALYSIGGIFNVPIAFIALPGVTALFLVAKFHGKIDTTKILLEAPWQIVLFSLGMYIVVFGLGAQGLTQYMSSLILFISKLGNPASIVFSGVIFGLTAAIMNNLPSVMLGNLAIAGIHGPLTLVYANVIGNDIGPKFTPIGSLATLLWLYTLERKRGVRITPREYMKAGFIIAMPVLVITLLALAYI is encoded by the coding sequence ATGCAGATCCTTTTTCTGGCATCTCTTGCAATCTTCATATTCACCCTCTTCTTTGTCATAAAAAGGCCAAGGAACATTGGCATAGGATACTCCGCACTCATTGGAGCTGCATTGTCCGTTCTCCTCGGAATAACCTCTCTTCATGATGTCGTTGTTGTCTGGAATATCGTGTGGAATGCCACTTTCACCTTTGTAGCAATTATAATTGCGTCACTGGTTTTCGACGATGCTGGTTTTTTTGAGTACCTTGCGCTCAGGATCGCCAAGTTCTCCGGAGGAAATGCCAGGATGCTCTTCATACTAATTATTCTCCTTGGTGCCGGGATTTCTGCTGTATTTGCAAACGATGGCACTGCTCTGGTTTTGACCCCCATAGTGGTGGCTATTGTCTACAGGTCCGGTTTTGACTCCAAGCACGTTCTGCCTTTCGTTATGGCGACCGGTTTCATAGCAGACACAGCCAGCATCCCGTTCACGATAAGCAATCTTGTTAATATCATATCCGCCAGCTATTTCTCCATACCGTTCCTTATTTTCGCCCTGAAGATGATTCTTCCCGATGTTGTGTCCATCCTCGCGACGGTGGTATTTGTATGGCTTTACTATCGGAAAGCCGTGCCGTCCAGATTCGCCGTGGAAAGCCTCGCAAAACCAGAATCGGCGATAAAGGATCCTTTGGTTTTCAAGCTCGCGATTCCTGTGATTGTTACCCTGGTGGCTCTCTATTCCATAGGCGGTATCTTCAATGTTCCCATTGCGTTTATTGCCCTGCCTGGAGTAACAGCACTTTTTCTGGTAGCCAAGTTCCATGGGAAGATAGATACTACAAAGATATTGCTGGAAGCCCCGTGGCAGATAGTGCTTTTTTCTCTCGGCATGTACATAGTTGTATTTGGCCTTGGTGCTCAGGGATTAACTCAGTATATGTCTTCCTTGATACTGTTCATTTCGAAATTAGGCAATCCGGCATCTATTGTCTTCTCCGGAGTTATATTTGGGCTTACAGCCGCCATAATGAACAACCTTCCCTCTGTCATGTTAGGTAATCTTGCTATCGCAGGCATTCACGGCCCATTGACCCTAGTCTATGCGAATGTCATAGGCAATGATATCGGGCCAAAGTTCACGCCAATAGGGTCACTGGCAACACTGTTATGGCTTTACACACTCGAGAGAAAAAGAGGGGTAAGAATAACTCCCCGTGAATACATGAAAGCGGGTTTCATCATCGCGATGCCGGTTCTTGTTATAACTCTCCTGGCGCTGGCGTATATTTAA
- a CDS encoding DUF973 family protein, translating into MTRLCPTCGSVVDDQSTVCPVCGLDIKPVANGSDISGILYIRIFAIISLIVGIVGIVETYTSLGISDIFTVFQTQGSNAASQLIHSPDFLYYLIISGVSLVVSILEYYVLYLGYARLSRLSEMFRTPKTGSIFLVFGLILVIVSLLAILPMIPNIFTDLNNLTFTGSELTGLIIAAIVLLIGAIMLLVGVVLAVILGMHRISHQFNAGLFDAAMVLYILSFLFSPLSTVAAILALLGCNEIIERSHTSA; encoded by the coding sequence ATGACCAGGTTATGCCCGACATGTGGGTCAGTGGTAGATGATCAATCCACCGTATGCCCTGTTTGTGGGCTAGATATCAAACCCGTAGCAAACGGGAGCGATATTTCCGGAATATTATACATAAGGATATTTGCCATAATCAGCCTGATCGTAGGAATTGTTGGCATAGTAGAAACATATACCAGCCTTGGGATCAGCGATATCTTTACCGTCTTCCAGACCCAGGGAAGTAATGCCGCAAGTCAGCTTATACATTCACCCGACTTCTTATATTACTTGATCATCTCAGGGGTCTCTCTCGTAGTCTCTATTCTTGAGTATTATGTGCTGTACCTTGGTTATGCTCGGCTTTCTCGCCTGTCGGAAATGTTCAGAACTCCAAAAACAGGTTCTATCTTCCTTGTATTTGGACTTATCTTGGTCATTGTTTCCCTGCTGGCCATATTACCTATGATTCCAAACATATTTACGGATTTGAATAACCTGACCTTTACTGGCTCTGAACTTACTGGGCTTATAATCGCTGCGATTGTTCTTCTTATCGGTGCGATTATGCTACTTGTTGGGGTGGTACTTGCGGTGATACTTGGTATGCACAGGATCTCGCACCAGTTCAACGCAGGCCTGTTTGACGCTGCTATGGTACTTTATATCCTTTCATTCCTCTTCTCACCACTGTCAACTGTTGCCGCCATACTTGCACTTCTAGGATGCAATGAAATAATTGAAAGAAGCCATACAAGCGCTTGA
- a CDS encoding pirin family protein, translated as MTDSKIKRVKQVYLGSETTDGAGVRLKRIFGGHVSATLTDPFLLLDHFGSNKPEEYMAGFPWHPHRGIETVTYILEGKVEHQDSEGNKGTIYPSDIQWMSAASGIFHQEMPKPLDEKDPRELLKTTGMPTASVGFQLWINMPAKSKMSTPMYNDIRGKTTPVVEDGNGSKVKIVAGDYMGTSGSLKGRTQIDPTYLDVRMERETEFNFSVKPGYTSIVYNVAGGVAVGKERENLSPGSAAVFDQVGNSVLVSSGDKTGRFILLSGKPLNDPIYWYGPMVMNTREEIDEALSDLRRGTFIRDRNPVFQ; from the coding sequence GTGACAGATTCAAAGATAAAGAGGGTAAAACAGGTATACTTAGGATCGGAAACTACTGATGGTGCGGGCGTTAGGCTGAAGAGGATATTTGGGGGACATGTTTCGGCAACGTTGACAGATCCATTTCTATTGTTGGATCATTTTGGATCAAACAAACCGGAAGAGTATATGGCAGGATTTCCATGGCATCCTCATCGTGGTATAGAAACAGTTACATATATTCTGGAGGGAAAGGTTGAACATCAGGACAGCGAAGGGAACAAGGGAACCATTTATCCATCCGATATTCAGTGGATGTCAGCCGCAAGTGGCATCTTTCACCAGGAAATGCCAAAGCCCCTTGATGAGAAAGACCCAAGAGAGCTGCTGAAGACAACAGGAATGCCGACAGCGTCTGTAGGCTTTCAGCTATGGATAAATATGCCTGCTAAGTCAAAAATGTCTACGCCAATGTATAATGACATTAGGGGAAAGACGACTCCGGTAGTAGAAGACGGAAACGGTTCTAAGGTAAAAATCGTGGCGGGAGATTACATGGGCACATCAGGCTCGCTAAAAGGCCGAACTCAGATAGATCCAACCTACCTGGATGTGAGAATGGAAAGAGAAACGGAATTTAACTTCAGTGTAAAACCCGGATACACGTCGATAGTTTACAATGTTGCTGGTGGAGTTGCAGTTGGTAAAGAAAGAGAGAACTTATCTCCAGGGTCTGCAGCAGTGTTCGATCAGGTAGGAAATTCAGTGCTGGTATCCTCTGGCGATAAGACTGGAAGATTCATTTTACTGTCGGGAAAACCGCTAAATGATCCAATATACTGGTATGGCCCCATGGTAATGAATACAAGGGAGGAAATAGATGAAGCCCTGTCTGACCTCAGAAGAGGCACATTCATACGGGACAGGAACCCGGTGTTTCAGTGA